Proteins encoded by one window of Cyclobacteriaceae bacterium:
- a CDS encoding cupin domain-containing protein yields MKHLNKTTTAILIGGCLLLMACQANTKKTEKEMENLEKELTAIFPKGEKGSNELFTGNAYNYGLVAPDSIFTTAVGNVYFEPGARSNWHSHPAGQILIITDGVGYHQIEGQPIEIIKKGDVVKCPPNVNHWHGASSEVGLQQLYIVPNIEKGIVDWKEAVTDDEYQLQGK; encoded by the coding sequence ATGAAACATTTAAATAAAACGACAACCGCGATACTCATAGGAGGTTGCTTATTACTTATGGCTTGCCAAGCGAACACAAAGAAAACAGAAAAGGAAATGGAAAATTTAGAGAAAGAACTAACAGCAATTTTCCCTAAAGGGGAGAAAGGATCAAATGAATTATTTACCGGTAATGCTTACAACTATGGTTTGGTAGCACCTGACTCAATATTTACTACCGCAGTAGGTAATGTGTATTTCGAACCAGGTGCAAGAAGCAACTGGCACAGCCACCCTGCCGGACAGATTTTAATCATTACCGATGGTGTTGGCTATCACCAAATAGAAGGTCAACCTATCGAAATCATAAAAAAAGGTGATGTGGTAAAATGTCCACCCAATGTAAATCACTGGCATGGGGCAAGCTCTGAAGTGGGGCTACAGCAACTATACATCGTTCCGAATATTGAAAAAGGAATCGTGGATTGGAAAGAAGCGGTGACCGATGATGAATATCAACTACAAGGAAAATGA